In Rhinatrema bivittatum chromosome 1, aRhiBiv1.1, whole genome shotgun sequence, a single genomic region encodes these proteins:
- the SRP19 gene encoding signal recognition particle 19 kDa protein — MAHLSDSPVERARFICIYPAYVNSKKTIAEGRRIAIEKAVPNPTCAEIQDVCEVVGLTTHIENKTFTREGNRDVQFRGRVRVQLKLQDGSPCLAQFPSRKSIMLYIAEMIPRLKTRTQKAGGGEQSVQQGEGGKKGKKKKK, encoded by the exons GTTCATCTGCATTTATCCGGCATATGTAAATAGCAAGAAAACAATAGCAGAAGGACGAAGAATAGCTATTGAGAAA gCTGTTCCAAACCCTACCTGTGCTGAAATCCAGGATGTGTGTGAAGTAGTTGGGTTGACCACCCATATAGAG AACAAGACGTTCACCAGAGAGGGGAACCGGGATGTGCAGTTCCGGGGCAGAGTACGCGTTCAGCTCAAGTTGCAGGATGGCAGCCCCTGCCTAGCACAGTTTCCGTCAC GTAAATCCATTATGCTGTATATAGCGGAGATGATTCCAAGACTAAAGACAAGGACACAGAAGGCAGGAGGTGGCGAGCAAAGTGTACAGCAGGGAGAAGGTGGCAaaaaggggaagaagaagaaaaagtga